The proteins below come from a single Ptychodera flava strain L36383 chromosome 6, AS_Pfla_20210202, whole genome shotgun sequence genomic window:
- the LOC139135279 gene encoding protein tyrosine phosphatase domain-containing protein 1-like isoform X1, with protein sequence MLTVSYAASQLQKSMSEFLRDHAMASTPRGEIKWTSSAGEHIGSTNKPTAKYGVLSDGLRQITPGSWQCSMFCGGRNCKYCNPSKGNWPPERMVVKGLFSEWITDDIIAISRPSTDIVDKFDIIGQFKKLGITSIVNLQRPGEHSSCGNTLEEESGFSYLPQTFMDNDVFFYNFGWDDYGVRSLPSILDMVKVMSFALQEGKAAVHCHAGLGRTGVLIACYLIYAKRMEADQVIHFVREKRPGAIQTKGQVECCQQFGKFLIPLRVVFSSVDPCAYAFTLSQYLIRQKHMLHGYEARELKYIPKIVHVVCKRLAELANSDLGNYYGDFHLPLEKKLEIEKETAGNAFSEQRNKQRSAFDIINDNPIDAPGESLKLPPIRKSKSAESLVPDSEMNGDNDLMKVPLPKRMPGSPNLRFRSHLEHTNAGSSGSDDEPLTTRSESYMGIKRAELQRELNSQDSRENLMSTAMSIDAGLISGKNKRPVRKRFSRGPLPRRSSILSQISESLSVHEDNQDIQVIAKAMAFNMNRKVDQHERVRVDAFQALKQRLESLQNDLNATSAAWNILSTEEDPYVLCGLMYSWLEHLKEPVLSVQDLHNLVEHTDDPKNGIRLLDKGERHTLECVMKTLAKLQPLPRDLEQPILQRILKAFTGKAKINASSESLNEEKNIGVKFLQAYLEYLRERQSADDLQSESASVDSQSLAGDEMSLNVPSARRMASSPILDRSRHLDETGSLPKSNSDPNMPVPARKNNTLPPIK encoded by the exons ACCATGCTATGGCTAGTACACCTAGAGGGGAGATCAAGTGGACGTCCAGTGCAGGGGAACACATAGGCAGTACGAACAAACCAACCGCTAAATATGGCGTGCTGTCGGACGGCTTGCGACAGATCACGCCGGGATCCTGGCAGTGTTCTATGTTCTGTGGCGGCAGAAACTGTAAATACTGCAATCCAAGCAAAGGAAACTGGCCCCCTGAGAGGATGGTTGTTAAAGGCCTCTTCTCTGAGTG GATTACTGACGACATCATTGCCATATCTCGACCATCAACGGATATTGtcgacaagtttgacatcataGGACAGTTTAAAAA ATTGGGAATAACATCGATAGTTAATTTACAGAGACCAGGGGAGCACAGCAGTTGTGGCAACACTCTTGAAGAGGAGAGTGGGTTTTCTTATTTACCGCAAACATTCATGGACAATGATG ttttcttttacaattttggtTGGGATGATTATGGTGTCCGATCGTTGCCGTCCATTCTTGATATGGTTAAGGTCATGTCATTTGCATTACAGGAAGGAAAG GCTGCCGTGCATTGCCATGCAGGACTTGGACGCACAGGTGTTCTCATAGCGTGCTATCTCATTTATGCAAAGCGGATGGAAGCTGATCAGGTCATTCATTTTGTCAGAGAAAAAAG gCCTGGTGCCATTCAAACCAAAGGTCAAGTGGAGTGTTGCCAGCAATTTGGTAAATTCTTGATACCACTCAGGGTGGTATTTTCCTCAGT AGATCCCTGTGCCTATGCATTTACACTGAGCCAGTACTTAATCCGACAGAAGCATATGTTACATGGATATGAAGCAAGGGAACTCAAATACATACCAAAG ATTGTCCATGTAGTCTGCAAAAGGCTGGCAGAACTTGCAAACAGCGATCTTGGCAACTACTACGGAGACTTTCACTTGCCACTTGAGAAAAAACTTGAGATTGAGAAGGAGACTGCCGGCAATGCTTTCTCAGAGCAGAGAAACAAACAGAGGTCAGCCTTTGACATAATCAACGACAATCCAATCGATGCTCCTGGAGAAAGTTTAAAACTACCGCCGATACGTAAGAGCAAGAGTGCTGAATCACTGGTACCTGATTCTGAAATGAATGGAGACAATGACTTGATGAAGGTTCCCTTACCCAAGCGAATGCCGGGGAGTCCCAATTTGAGGTTCAGGTCACATCTTGAGCACACAAACGCAGGATCTTCCGGTTCGGACGATGAGCCTCTGACGACGAGGAGTGAGTCGTACATGGGAATCAAAAGAGCTGAGCTGCAGAGAGAACTCAACTCCCAAGACAGTCGGGAGAATCTCATGTCCACGGCCATGTCAATCGATGCGGGGCTGATTTCCGGGAAAAACAAGAGGCCCGTCAGGAAAAGATTCAGCCGCGGCCCACTGCCAAGGAGGAGCTCCATTCTGAGTCAAATCAGTGAATCTCTTTCAGTACATGAAGACAACCAAGACATACAGGTCATTGCCAAAGCCATGGCCTTCAACATGAACAGGAAGGTAGACCAACATGAGAGGGTGCGAGTGGACGCTTTCCAG gctttGAAACAGAGGTTGGAATCACTGCAA AATGATCTGAATGCAACAAGTGCAGCATGGAACATCCTTTCAACCGAGGAAGATCCGTATGTTCTCTGTGGTCTGATGTACTCATGGCTAGAACACCTGAAG GAACCAGTTCTCAGTGTACAAGATCTTCACAATCTTGTGGAACACACAGATGACCCTAAGAATGGCATCAGACTGCTTGACAAG GGAGAGCGACACACACTGGAATGTGTAATGAAAACGTTGGCCAAACTTCAGCCCCTCCCAAGGGATTTGGAACAACCTATCCTTCAAAGGATTCTCAAAGCATTCACAGGAAAGGCAAAGATAAATGCCAGCAGCGAGTCGCTAAATGAGGAAAAGAATATTGGTGTGAAGTTCCTACAGGCGTATTTGGAATATCTTCGGGAGCGACAGTCAGCTGACGATCTACAGTCAGAGTCAGCAAGCGTTGACAGCCAGTCCTTGGCAGGAGACGAGATGAGTTTGAACGTGCCATCAGCCCGGAGAATGGCAAGTTCACCAATCCTTGACAGGAGCAGACACTTAGATGAAACTGGCTCTCTTCCAAAGTCCAACAGCGATCCCAATATGCCTGTCCCAGCAAGGAAAAACAATACTTTACCTCCTATCAAGTAA
- the LOC139135279 gene encoding protein tyrosine phosphatase domain-containing protein 1-like isoform X4 produces the protein MASTPRGEIKWTSSAGEHIGSTNKPTAKYGVLSDGLRQITPGSWQCSMFCGGRNCKYCNPSKGNWPPERMVVKGLFSEWITDDIIAISRPSTDIVDKFDIIGQFKKLGITSIVNLQRPGEHSSCGNTLEEESGFSYLPQTFMDNDVFFYNFGWDDYGVRSLPSILDMVKVMSFALQEGKAAVHCHAGLGRTGVLIACYLIYAKRMEADQVIHFVREKRPGAIQTKGQVECCQQFGKFLIPLRVVFSSVDPCAYAFTLSQYLIRQKHMLHGYEARELKYIPKIVHVVCKRLAELANSDLGNYYGDFHLPLEKKLEIEKETAGNAFSEQRNKQRSAFDIINDNPIDAPGESLKLPPIRKSKSAESLVPDSEMNGDNDLMKVPLPKRMPGSPNLRFRSHLEHTNAGSSGSDDEPLTTRSESYMGIKRAELQRELNSQDSRENLMSTAMSIDAGLISGKNKRPVRKRFSRGPLPRRSSILSQISESLSVHEDNQDIQVIAKAMAFNMNRKVDQHERVRVDAFQNDLNATSAAWNILSTEEDPYVLCGLMYSWLEHLKEPVLSVQDLHNLVEHTDDPKNGIRLLDKGERHTLECVMKTLAKLQPLPRDLEQPILQRILKAFTGKAKINASSESLNEEKNIGVKFLQAYLEYLRERQSADDLQSESASVDSQSLAGDEMSLNVPSARRMASSPILDRSRHLDETGSLPKSNSDPNMPVPARKNNTLPPIK, from the exons ATGGCTAGTACACCTAGAGGGGAGATCAAGTGGACGTCCAGTGCAGGGGAACACATAGGCAGTACGAACAAACCAACCGCTAAATATGGCGTGCTGTCGGACGGCTTGCGACAGATCACGCCGGGATCCTGGCAGTGTTCTATGTTCTGTGGCGGCAGAAACTGTAAATACTGCAATCCAAGCAAAGGAAACTGGCCCCCTGAGAGGATGGTTGTTAAAGGCCTCTTCTCTGAGTG GATTACTGACGACATCATTGCCATATCTCGACCATCAACGGATATTGtcgacaagtttgacatcataGGACAGTTTAAAAA ATTGGGAATAACATCGATAGTTAATTTACAGAGACCAGGGGAGCACAGCAGTTGTGGCAACACTCTTGAAGAGGAGAGTGGGTTTTCTTATTTACCGCAAACATTCATGGACAATGATG ttttcttttacaattttggtTGGGATGATTATGGTGTCCGATCGTTGCCGTCCATTCTTGATATGGTTAAGGTCATGTCATTTGCATTACAGGAAGGAAAG GCTGCCGTGCATTGCCATGCAGGACTTGGACGCACAGGTGTTCTCATAGCGTGCTATCTCATTTATGCAAAGCGGATGGAAGCTGATCAGGTCATTCATTTTGTCAGAGAAAAAAG gCCTGGTGCCATTCAAACCAAAGGTCAAGTGGAGTGTTGCCAGCAATTTGGTAAATTCTTGATACCACTCAGGGTGGTATTTTCCTCAGT AGATCCCTGTGCCTATGCATTTACACTGAGCCAGTACTTAATCCGACAGAAGCATATGTTACATGGATATGAAGCAAGGGAACTCAAATACATACCAAAG ATTGTCCATGTAGTCTGCAAAAGGCTGGCAGAACTTGCAAACAGCGATCTTGGCAACTACTACGGAGACTTTCACTTGCCACTTGAGAAAAAACTTGAGATTGAGAAGGAGACTGCCGGCAATGCTTTCTCAGAGCAGAGAAACAAACAGAGGTCAGCCTTTGACATAATCAACGACAATCCAATCGATGCTCCTGGAGAAAGTTTAAAACTACCGCCGATACGTAAGAGCAAGAGTGCTGAATCACTGGTACCTGATTCTGAAATGAATGGAGACAATGACTTGATGAAGGTTCCCTTACCCAAGCGAATGCCGGGGAGTCCCAATTTGAGGTTCAGGTCACATCTTGAGCACACAAACGCAGGATCTTCCGGTTCGGACGATGAGCCTCTGACGACGAGGAGTGAGTCGTACATGGGAATCAAAAGAGCTGAGCTGCAGAGAGAACTCAACTCCCAAGACAGTCGGGAGAATCTCATGTCCACGGCCATGTCAATCGATGCGGGGCTGATTTCCGGGAAAAACAAGAGGCCCGTCAGGAAAAGATTCAGCCGCGGCCCACTGCCAAGGAGGAGCTCCATTCTGAGTCAAATCAGTGAATCTCTTTCAGTACATGAAGACAACCAAGACATACAGGTCATTGCCAAAGCCATGGCCTTCAACATGAACAGGAAGGTAGACCAACATGAGAGGGTGCGAGTGGACGCTTTCCAG AATGATCTGAATGCAACAAGTGCAGCATGGAACATCCTTTCAACCGAGGAAGATCCGTATGTTCTCTGTGGTCTGATGTACTCATGGCTAGAACACCTGAAG GAACCAGTTCTCAGTGTACAAGATCTTCACAATCTTGTGGAACACACAGATGACCCTAAGAATGGCATCAGACTGCTTGACAAG GGAGAGCGACACACACTGGAATGTGTAATGAAAACGTTGGCCAAACTTCAGCCCCTCCCAAGGGATTTGGAACAACCTATCCTTCAAAGGATTCTCAAAGCATTCACAGGAAAGGCAAAGATAAATGCCAGCAGCGAGTCGCTAAATGAGGAAAAGAATATTGGTGTGAAGTTCCTACAGGCGTATTTGGAATATCTTCGGGAGCGACAGTCAGCTGACGATCTACAGTCAGAGTCAGCAAGCGTTGACAGCCAGTCCTTGGCAGGAGACGAGATGAGTTTGAACGTGCCATCAGCCCGGAGAATGGCAAGTTCACCAATCCTTGACAGGAGCAGACACTTAGATGAAACTGGCTCTCTTCCAAAGTCCAACAGCGATCCCAATATGCCTGTCCCAGCAAGGAAAAACAATACTTTACCTCCTATCAAGTAA
- the LOC139135279 gene encoding protein tyrosine phosphatase domain-containing protein 1-like isoform X2, whose product MLTVSYAASQLQKSMSEFLRDHAMASTPRGEIKWTSSAGEHIGSTNKPTAKYGVLSDGLRQITPGSWQCSMFCGGRNCKYCNPSKGNWPPERMVVKGLFSEWITDDIIAISRPSTDIVDKFDIIGQFKKLGITSIVNLQRPGEHSSCGNTLEEESGFSYLPQTFMDNDVFFYNFGWDDYGVRSLPSILDMVKVMSFALQEGKAAVHCHAGLGRTGVLIACYLIYAKRMEADQVIHFVREKRPGAIQTKGQVECCQQFGKFLIPLRVVFSSVDPCAYAFTLSQYLIRQKHMLHGYEARELKYIPKIVHVVCKRLAELANSDLGNYYGDFHLPLEKKLEIEKETAGNAFSEQRNKQRSAFDIINDNPIDAPGESLKLPPIRKSKSAESLVPDSEMNGDNDLMKVPLPKRMPGSPNLRFRSHLEHTNAGSSGSDDEPLTTRSESYMGIKRAELQRELNSQDSRENLMSTAMSIDAGLISGKNKRPVRKRFSRGPLPRRSSILSQISESLSVHEDNQDIQVIAKAMAFNMNRKVDQHERVRVDAFQNDLNATSAAWNILSTEEDPYVLCGLMYSWLEHLKEPVLSVQDLHNLVEHTDDPKNGIRLLDKGERHTLECVMKTLAKLQPLPRDLEQPILQRILKAFTGKAKINASSESLNEEKNIGVKFLQAYLEYLRERQSADDLQSESASVDSQSLAGDEMSLNVPSARRMASSPILDRSRHLDETGSLPKSNSDPNMPVPARKNNTLPPIK is encoded by the exons ACCATGCTATGGCTAGTACACCTAGAGGGGAGATCAAGTGGACGTCCAGTGCAGGGGAACACATAGGCAGTACGAACAAACCAACCGCTAAATATGGCGTGCTGTCGGACGGCTTGCGACAGATCACGCCGGGATCCTGGCAGTGTTCTATGTTCTGTGGCGGCAGAAACTGTAAATACTGCAATCCAAGCAAAGGAAACTGGCCCCCTGAGAGGATGGTTGTTAAAGGCCTCTTCTCTGAGTG GATTACTGACGACATCATTGCCATATCTCGACCATCAACGGATATTGtcgacaagtttgacatcataGGACAGTTTAAAAA ATTGGGAATAACATCGATAGTTAATTTACAGAGACCAGGGGAGCACAGCAGTTGTGGCAACACTCTTGAAGAGGAGAGTGGGTTTTCTTATTTACCGCAAACATTCATGGACAATGATG ttttcttttacaattttggtTGGGATGATTATGGTGTCCGATCGTTGCCGTCCATTCTTGATATGGTTAAGGTCATGTCATTTGCATTACAGGAAGGAAAG GCTGCCGTGCATTGCCATGCAGGACTTGGACGCACAGGTGTTCTCATAGCGTGCTATCTCATTTATGCAAAGCGGATGGAAGCTGATCAGGTCATTCATTTTGTCAGAGAAAAAAG gCCTGGTGCCATTCAAACCAAAGGTCAAGTGGAGTGTTGCCAGCAATTTGGTAAATTCTTGATACCACTCAGGGTGGTATTTTCCTCAGT AGATCCCTGTGCCTATGCATTTACACTGAGCCAGTACTTAATCCGACAGAAGCATATGTTACATGGATATGAAGCAAGGGAACTCAAATACATACCAAAG ATTGTCCATGTAGTCTGCAAAAGGCTGGCAGAACTTGCAAACAGCGATCTTGGCAACTACTACGGAGACTTTCACTTGCCACTTGAGAAAAAACTTGAGATTGAGAAGGAGACTGCCGGCAATGCTTTCTCAGAGCAGAGAAACAAACAGAGGTCAGCCTTTGACATAATCAACGACAATCCAATCGATGCTCCTGGAGAAAGTTTAAAACTACCGCCGATACGTAAGAGCAAGAGTGCTGAATCACTGGTACCTGATTCTGAAATGAATGGAGACAATGACTTGATGAAGGTTCCCTTACCCAAGCGAATGCCGGGGAGTCCCAATTTGAGGTTCAGGTCACATCTTGAGCACACAAACGCAGGATCTTCCGGTTCGGACGATGAGCCTCTGACGACGAGGAGTGAGTCGTACATGGGAATCAAAAGAGCTGAGCTGCAGAGAGAACTCAACTCCCAAGACAGTCGGGAGAATCTCATGTCCACGGCCATGTCAATCGATGCGGGGCTGATTTCCGGGAAAAACAAGAGGCCCGTCAGGAAAAGATTCAGCCGCGGCCCACTGCCAAGGAGGAGCTCCATTCTGAGTCAAATCAGTGAATCTCTTTCAGTACATGAAGACAACCAAGACATACAGGTCATTGCCAAAGCCATGGCCTTCAACATGAACAGGAAGGTAGACCAACATGAGAGGGTGCGAGTGGACGCTTTCCAG AATGATCTGAATGCAACAAGTGCAGCATGGAACATCCTTTCAACCGAGGAAGATCCGTATGTTCTCTGTGGTCTGATGTACTCATGGCTAGAACACCTGAAG GAACCAGTTCTCAGTGTACAAGATCTTCACAATCTTGTGGAACACACAGATGACCCTAAGAATGGCATCAGACTGCTTGACAAG GGAGAGCGACACACACTGGAATGTGTAATGAAAACGTTGGCCAAACTTCAGCCCCTCCCAAGGGATTTGGAACAACCTATCCTTCAAAGGATTCTCAAAGCATTCACAGGAAAGGCAAAGATAAATGCCAGCAGCGAGTCGCTAAATGAGGAAAAGAATATTGGTGTGAAGTTCCTACAGGCGTATTTGGAATATCTTCGGGAGCGACAGTCAGCTGACGATCTACAGTCAGAGTCAGCAAGCGTTGACAGCCAGTCCTTGGCAGGAGACGAGATGAGTTTGAACGTGCCATCAGCCCGGAGAATGGCAAGTTCACCAATCCTTGACAGGAGCAGACACTTAGATGAAACTGGCTCTCTTCCAAAGTCCAACAGCGATCCCAATATGCCTGTCCCAGCAAGGAAAAACAATACTTTACCTCCTATCAAGTAA
- the LOC139135279 gene encoding protein tyrosine phosphatase domain-containing protein 1-like isoform X3, which translates to MASTPRGEIKWTSSAGEHIGSTNKPTAKYGVLSDGLRQITPGSWQCSMFCGGRNCKYCNPSKGNWPPERMVVKGLFSEWITDDIIAISRPSTDIVDKFDIIGQFKKLGITSIVNLQRPGEHSSCGNTLEEESGFSYLPQTFMDNDVFFYNFGWDDYGVRSLPSILDMVKVMSFALQEGKAAVHCHAGLGRTGVLIACYLIYAKRMEADQVIHFVREKRPGAIQTKGQVECCQQFGKFLIPLRVVFSSVDPCAYAFTLSQYLIRQKHMLHGYEARELKYIPKIVHVVCKRLAELANSDLGNYYGDFHLPLEKKLEIEKETAGNAFSEQRNKQRSAFDIINDNPIDAPGESLKLPPIRKSKSAESLVPDSEMNGDNDLMKVPLPKRMPGSPNLRFRSHLEHTNAGSSGSDDEPLTTRSESYMGIKRAELQRELNSQDSRENLMSTAMSIDAGLISGKNKRPVRKRFSRGPLPRRSSILSQISESLSVHEDNQDIQVIAKAMAFNMNRKVDQHERVRVDAFQALKQRLESLQNDLNATSAAWNILSTEEDPYVLCGLMYSWLEHLKEPVLSVQDLHNLVEHTDDPKNGIRLLDKGERHTLECVMKTLAKLQPLPRDLEQPILQRILKAFTGKAKINASSESLNEEKNIGVKFLQAYLEYLRERQSADDLQSESASVDSQSLAGDEMSLNVPSARRMASSPILDRSRHLDETGSLPKSNSDPNMPVPARKNNTLPPIK; encoded by the exons ATGGCTAGTACACCTAGAGGGGAGATCAAGTGGACGTCCAGTGCAGGGGAACACATAGGCAGTACGAACAAACCAACCGCTAAATATGGCGTGCTGTCGGACGGCTTGCGACAGATCACGCCGGGATCCTGGCAGTGTTCTATGTTCTGTGGCGGCAGAAACTGTAAATACTGCAATCCAAGCAAAGGAAACTGGCCCCCTGAGAGGATGGTTGTTAAAGGCCTCTTCTCTGAGTG GATTACTGACGACATCATTGCCATATCTCGACCATCAACGGATATTGtcgacaagtttgacatcataGGACAGTTTAAAAA ATTGGGAATAACATCGATAGTTAATTTACAGAGACCAGGGGAGCACAGCAGTTGTGGCAACACTCTTGAAGAGGAGAGTGGGTTTTCTTATTTACCGCAAACATTCATGGACAATGATG ttttcttttacaattttggtTGGGATGATTATGGTGTCCGATCGTTGCCGTCCATTCTTGATATGGTTAAGGTCATGTCATTTGCATTACAGGAAGGAAAG GCTGCCGTGCATTGCCATGCAGGACTTGGACGCACAGGTGTTCTCATAGCGTGCTATCTCATTTATGCAAAGCGGATGGAAGCTGATCAGGTCATTCATTTTGTCAGAGAAAAAAG gCCTGGTGCCATTCAAACCAAAGGTCAAGTGGAGTGTTGCCAGCAATTTGGTAAATTCTTGATACCACTCAGGGTGGTATTTTCCTCAGT AGATCCCTGTGCCTATGCATTTACACTGAGCCAGTACTTAATCCGACAGAAGCATATGTTACATGGATATGAAGCAAGGGAACTCAAATACATACCAAAG ATTGTCCATGTAGTCTGCAAAAGGCTGGCAGAACTTGCAAACAGCGATCTTGGCAACTACTACGGAGACTTTCACTTGCCACTTGAGAAAAAACTTGAGATTGAGAAGGAGACTGCCGGCAATGCTTTCTCAGAGCAGAGAAACAAACAGAGGTCAGCCTTTGACATAATCAACGACAATCCAATCGATGCTCCTGGAGAAAGTTTAAAACTACCGCCGATACGTAAGAGCAAGAGTGCTGAATCACTGGTACCTGATTCTGAAATGAATGGAGACAATGACTTGATGAAGGTTCCCTTACCCAAGCGAATGCCGGGGAGTCCCAATTTGAGGTTCAGGTCACATCTTGAGCACACAAACGCAGGATCTTCCGGTTCGGACGATGAGCCTCTGACGACGAGGAGTGAGTCGTACATGGGAATCAAAAGAGCTGAGCTGCAGAGAGAACTCAACTCCCAAGACAGTCGGGAGAATCTCATGTCCACGGCCATGTCAATCGATGCGGGGCTGATTTCCGGGAAAAACAAGAGGCCCGTCAGGAAAAGATTCAGCCGCGGCCCACTGCCAAGGAGGAGCTCCATTCTGAGTCAAATCAGTGAATCTCTTTCAGTACATGAAGACAACCAAGACATACAGGTCATTGCCAAAGCCATGGCCTTCAACATGAACAGGAAGGTAGACCAACATGAGAGGGTGCGAGTGGACGCTTTCCAG gctttGAAACAGAGGTTGGAATCACTGCAA AATGATCTGAATGCAACAAGTGCAGCATGGAACATCCTTTCAACCGAGGAAGATCCGTATGTTCTCTGTGGTCTGATGTACTCATGGCTAGAACACCTGAAG GAACCAGTTCTCAGTGTACAAGATCTTCACAATCTTGTGGAACACACAGATGACCCTAAGAATGGCATCAGACTGCTTGACAAG GGAGAGCGACACACACTGGAATGTGTAATGAAAACGTTGGCCAAACTTCAGCCCCTCCCAAGGGATTTGGAACAACCTATCCTTCAAAGGATTCTCAAAGCATTCACAGGAAAGGCAAAGATAAATGCCAGCAGCGAGTCGCTAAATGAGGAAAAGAATATTGGTGTGAAGTTCCTACAGGCGTATTTGGAATATCTTCGGGAGCGACAGTCAGCTGACGATCTACAGTCAGAGTCAGCAAGCGTTGACAGCCAGTCCTTGGCAGGAGACGAGATGAGTTTGAACGTGCCATCAGCCCGGAGAATGGCAAGTTCACCAATCCTTGACAGGAGCAGACACTTAGATGAAACTGGCTCTCTTCCAAAGTCCAACAGCGATCCCAATATGCCTGTCCCAGCAAGGAAAAACAATACTTTACCTCCTATCAAGTAA